Proteins from one Streptosporangium becharense genomic window:
- a CDS encoding 2-oxoacid:ferredoxin oxidoreductase subunit beta, translating into MSEIKNGRGLSLVPKAEAKLGMKDFKSDQEVRWCPGCGDYAILAAVQSFVPELGLKRENMVFVSGIGCSSRFPYYMNTYGFHSIHGRAPAIATGLAASRPDLSVWVITGDGDSLSIGGNHLIHALRRNVNLNILLFNNRIYGLTKGQYSPTSEVGKITKSTPMGSLDKPFNPVSLAIGAEASFVARTIDSDRKHLQSVLREAAEHNGTSLVEIYQNCNIFNDGAFDQLKDPELRDDITLRLEHGRPIVSASKAVRRTADGSLEVVPRSSVSEDEILVHDAHRADPSLAFALSRLDEPAFEHVPIGVFRSVDRPSYDELMARQLEEAVAGKGAGDLDDLLLAGDTWRIG; encoded by the coding sequence GTGAGTGAGATCAAGAACGGCAGGGGCCTGTCTCTTGTCCCGAAGGCCGAGGCCAAGCTCGGGATGAAGGACTTCAAGTCCGACCAGGAGGTCCGCTGGTGCCCGGGATGCGGTGACTACGCCATCCTGGCCGCGGTGCAGTCGTTCGTGCCGGAGCTCGGGCTCAAGCGCGAGAACATGGTGTTCGTCTCGGGCATCGGCTGCTCCTCCCGGTTCCCGTACTACATGAACACCTACGGGTTCCACTCGATCCACGGCCGCGCTCCGGCGATCGCCACCGGCCTGGCCGCGTCGCGCCCCGACCTGTCCGTGTGGGTGATCACCGGTGACGGTGACTCGCTGTCCATCGGCGGCAACCACCTCATCCACGCGCTGCGCCGCAACGTCAACCTGAACATCCTGCTGTTCAACAACAGGATCTACGGCCTGACGAAGGGCCAGTACTCCCCGACCTCCGAGGTCGGGAAGATCACCAAGTCCACCCCGATGGGCTCGCTGGACAAGCCGTTCAACCCGGTCTCGCTGGCCATCGGCGCCGAGGCGTCCTTCGTGGCCAGGACCATCGACTCCGACCGCAAGCACCTGCAGTCGGTGCTGCGCGAGGCCGCCGAGCACAACGGCACCTCGCTGGTCGAGATCTACCAGAACTGCAACATCTTCAACGACGGCGCCTTCGACCAGCTGAAGGACCCGGAGCTGCGCGACGACATCACCCTGCGCCTGGAGCACGGCCGGCCGATCGTGTCCGCCTCCAAGGCGGTGCGGCGCACGGCCGACGGAAGCCTCGAGGTCGTCCCGAGGTCCTCGGTGAGCGAGGACGAGATCCTCGTCCACGACGCCCACCGTGCCGACCCGTCGCTGGCCTTCGCGCTCTCCCGGCTGGACGAGCCCGCCTTCGAGCACGTCCCGATCGGCGTCTTCCGCAGCGTCGACCGCCCCTCCTACGACGAGCTCATGGCCCGTCAGCTGGAGGAGGCCGTCGCGGGCAAGGGCGCCGGTGACCTGGACGACCTGCTGCTGGCCGGCGACACCTGGCGCATCGGCTGA
- a CDS encoding NAD-dependent epimerase/dehydratase family protein produces MLNTAAHTPEPGTEDHWRGRSVLVTGATGFIGAHLVRRLGALGAEVHAVSRRPHVRHGERVRQGEGARPGGASVDPVWHVADVGDARAVGELVEKSRPDVVFHLASEVAGARDRRLVLPMMRANLASVVNLLTAVSETPGTRLVLAGSSEEPRAEEGETVPSSPYAVAKWAAAGYARMFHRLWDVPVVNLRIGMVYGPGQADTRKLVPYVTLALLRGEAPELSSGTRELDWIHVDDVVDAFLAAARADGAAGRDFDIGSGTRTSIRDTVELLARIVGSSVRPRYGAIGDRALDSARIADLVPAADVLGWCPRVELEAGLRQTVDWYARPL; encoded by the coding sequence ATGCTCAACACGGCGGCACACACCCCCGAACCCGGAACGGAAGATCACTGGCGCGGCAGGTCCGTCCTGGTGACGGGCGCCACCGGTTTCATCGGCGCCCACCTGGTCCGCCGCCTCGGCGCGCTCGGCGCCGAGGTCCACGCGGTCAGCCGCAGGCCCCACGTCCGGCACGGTGAACGCGTCCGGCAGGGCGAAGGCGCGCGGCCCGGCGGAGCGTCCGTGGATCCGGTCTGGCACGTCGCCGACGTCGGCGACGCCCGAGCGGTCGGGGAACTGGTGGAGAAGTCCCGGCCCGACGTCGTCTTCCACCTGGCCAGCGAGGTGGCGGGGGCCCGTGACCGGCGGCTGGTCCTGCCGATGATGCGCGCCAACCTCGCCAGTGTGGTGAACCTGCTCACCGCCGTCTCCGAGACGCCGGGGACGAGGCTGGTGCTCGCCGGGTCGTCGGAGGAGCCCCGGGCCGAGGAGGGCGAGACGGTGCCGTCCTCGCCCTACGCGGTGGCCAAGTGGGCCGCCGCCGGGTACGCGCGGATGTTCCACCGGCTGTGGGACGTCCCGGTCGTCAACCTGCGGATCGGTATGGTCTACGGGCCCGGCCAGGCCGACACGCGCAAGCTCGTGCCGTACGTGACGCTCGCGCTGCTGCGGGGCGAGGCGCCGGAGCTCTCCAGCGGGACGCGTGAGCTCGACTGGATCCACGTCGACGACGTGGTCGACGCCTTCCTCGCCGCCGCGCGGGCGGACGGGGCCGCGGGGCGGGACTTCGACATCGGCAGCGGTACCCGGACGTCGATCCGCGACACCGTGGAGCTCCTGGCCCGGATCGTCGGCTCCTCCGTGCGTCCCCGGTACGGCGCCATCGGGGACCGCGCGCTGGACAGCGCCCGGATCGCCGACCTCGTCCCGGCCGCCGACGTGCTGGGGTGGTGCCCGCGCGTCGAGCTGGAGGCGGGGCTGCGGCAGACCGTCGACTGGTACGCCCGCCCCCTGTGA